From Paenibacillus graminis:
TTATCACTCCGCTTTACCCGGGTCATCCGTGATCTGCTGCGGAGCATCCATAAGGTAAAGAAAGGGGATTACAACACAAGGATGCCGGCCTATAAAGATGTGGAACTTAATCAGTTGAGCAGCACCTTCAACAGAATGACGGAAGAAATCAATTATCTCATCAAGGAAGTTTACGAGAAGCACCTGCTGATCAAAGAGTCGGAGATCAAATTTTTGCAAGCCCAGATTAATCCACACTTTCTGTTCAACACGTTAATTACCATTGGTTATAAAGCCAAATTGTCCAAAGATGAGACCGTTTACAAAATGGTAACGTCCCTTACGGAACTGCTGCAGGCAAGTATTTATTCCAATAGTCAGGCCAAGGTCCCGATTCGGCAGGAACTGGATGTTATCCAATTTTATCTTTATCTGCAGAAAGAAAGGTTCGAAGATAAAATTGAGTATACGATCCACATTGAGGACGAGGCCATAATGGATCTGCTGCTTCCCCGACTGAGTGTGGAACCCTTGGTGGAAAATGCTGTGGTTCACGGTGTGGAAAAGAAACTGGGCAAAGGAAACATTCACATCCGCATTTACCGCAGAAACGATTCGATCTATTTCGAGATCACAGACAATGGCAATGGATTTGAATATGTTCCCCGAAATTGGAGTAATTTCGAAAACCTCACTATGCGCAAACAAGGCCACAACAATATTGGCCTGATCAACACGCATAAACGAGTCAAGCTGATTTACGGCGAGCCTTATGGAATTGATGTCGAGAGCGAATATGGGGCAGGAGCCAAAGTTACCCTTCACATACCTGCAGATCAGGGGGAACCGCATGTATAATGTCATGATCGTAGATGATGAGCCTGTGATCAAAAAGGGGCTGCAATGTTTTATTGCTTGGGGAACTCTTCAATGTGAAGTAATTTGTGAAGCATCCAACGGGATAGAAGCTGTGGAGATGCTCGGCCTTTATGATATCGATATTATCGTAACCGATATCCGCATGCCGGGGATGGACGGTCTGGCTTTATCGGATTATGTACACCAAAACTTTCCGCAGATCAAGGTCATCATCCTTACAGCCTTCGCTGACTTCTCTTATGCTCAAACTGCTATTCAGTATGAAGTAGTAGATTTTGTGGTCAAGACCAATCCCACAGAGAAGATTCCCGGGGCCATTATAAAAGCAACGCGGCTGCTGGAAAAGGAGAAAGAGCAGCAGCAGAAATTGAGACAGCTGGAGAGCAAGATCAACGACAATCTTTCCGAAATCAGTGAGAAATTTCTGAAGGAGGCCGCCCACGGCCTAATCAGCGATGCAGCAAGTTTGTTCAGCCGCTCAAGAGAGCTGGGTTTGCAATTGGAGAATTATTTCGGAGTCTATCTGGAGGTCGAGGATACACTTGGCCCTCCCCCAACGGATGAATATCACCGGTTCTTGGCTTCCATTCGCCAATTTCTTGCCCTGGCCTTCGAGGATCGCCCCACTTATATCATGGCAATGGAAAAAAACACCCTGCTGGCTATTGTCTCCATAGGCGACAGCAATGCAGCAGTCTCGACGCAAGCCTTGCTCACGATTTGTAATGAAATTCTCGCCATGGCAGAGAACTTTAGACAATACCATCTCAATATCGGCATCAGTCTGATGCACCGGGATGTGCAGACGCTGTCCATGGCTTACCGCGAGGCAAAAGAAGCGCTGCAAGGCAGCTTTTATAGCGATAATTATGTAGCTGTTTATATGCCTCATTCCAACCAGACACTCACTCCCGGAGCTCCTCCCCATCATACCGCAGAGCGGATTGCCGAATATCTGCAGCAAGGACAAACCGATCTGGCAATCGACCAGCTGGAGCGTTTACTTGAGAGCTACAGAAATATCAAAGAGCCCATTGAAAATGTAAAGGTGGCTTGTTTGCTTATGGGTTCTTACTGTTTCCGTTTGCTGAGCACCAGCCACCCCTTCGCCCCCGAGTTGGATGAAAGCCAATCCACGGTGTATAAGCAGATCCAGGAGAGCAAGAGCATTCAACGGTTGGCCGATATCCTAAAACGTTTGATTCGAAGCTGCTCAAGGGCAGTGGCGTTTAATGACAAACAGCCTAATTACATCGTTATAGAATGTCAGAAATATATAAAAGAGCATTATAACCAAAGCCTGAATCTGCAGATTATTGCAGATCATATCCATATCAACAGCAGCTACCTTAGCCGCCTTTACAAAAAAGTGACCAGTGAGTCCATCATCGACGCGATCAACAAATACCGGATTGAGATGGCCAAGAAATTACTCAGGAATCCGGCGAGTAAAGTATTTGAAGTCGCAGAAGCAGTCGGTATTGAGACACCTGCTTATTTCACCCATGTGTTCTCCAAATACACAGGGATGAGTCCCAAGGAATACAAGCAGAATTATTCACAGACTGAATTGGGGTAAAAGCAGCTGCTGCTCATTATCATCCTCCTGCTTTCCAGTCATTCACTGGTGTACCTACTAGTGATGATTCCCATTGCCCTGCCAGACGCACAAAGGGCCAAGCACCTCATCGCGGCTTGGCTCATCAATTTATATTTTTAAACGTTTGTACTTATCCGGCACAATTCATACGGCCTTAGCGGTTAAAATTTGTGGCCACGTTGGCGCACTATAGACGAAAATCCGACAATTCCCCCTGTATTGTAGCTTATTTCGGAATCGGCCCAGACAATCAAAATATAAAAAAGCCCATGATATTGTACGTTCGTACAATCCCATGAACTCTTGGTTTGATACCGGCGAGAGGACTCGAACCTCCACGGTTTCCCACTCGATTTTGAGTCGAGCGCGTCTGCCATTCCGCCACGCCGGCACAAGCAAATATAAATTAGTTCTAAACATGAAAATGGAGGCGCCACCCAGACTCGAACTGGGGATAAAGCTTTTGCAGAGCTTTGCCTTACCACTTGGCTATGGCGCCATAAAAATGGAGCGGACGACGGGAATCGAACCCGCGACCCTCGCCTTGGCAAGGCGATGCTCTACCGCTGAGCCACGTCCGCATATAATGGCTGGGGATATAGGAATCGAACCTATGAATGACGGAGTCAAAGTCCGTTGCCTTACCGCTTGGCTAATCCCCAATATTCATTTGTAAAGTAATGGGGCGGCTGATGGGTCTCGAACCCACGAATGCCGGAACCACAATCCGGTGCGTTAACCCCTTCGCCACAGCCGCCATATGAAACTGTTACATCCTAGGTAAATTAATAATTCTAAAAGAAATGGGGCGGCCGATGGGTCTCGAACCCACGAATGCCGGAACCACAATCCGGTGCGTTAACCCCTTCGCCACGGCCGCCATATTAAGCTTTTAAAATTTGTGTGGCAGGGGCAGCAGGAATTGAACCCACACCAACGGTTTTGGAGACCGTTGTTCTACCTTTAAACTATGCCCCTAAAAATGGTGGAGGCTGATGGATTCGAACCACCGAACACGTACGTGAGCAGATTTACAGTCTGATGCGTTTGGCCACTTCGCTAAGCCTCCACAATGGTGCCGGCGAGAAGACTTGAACTCCCAACCTACTGATTACAAGTCAGTTGCTCTACCAATTGAGCTACACCGGCATATTAAGTTGTAATAAAAATGGTGGCGCGGGACGGAATCGAACCGCCGACACAAGGATTTTCAGTCCTTTGCTCTACCGACTGAGCTACCGAGCCATATAAGTTAAATCAAGTAAATGGCGGAACCGACGGGATTCGAACCCGCGATCTCCTGCGTGACAGGCAGGCATGTTAGGCCAACTACACCACGGTTCCAAATTAGGTACTATAGGGCCCCGGAAAGCAAACGGAATACGCTACATAGCATATCTTCACTTTTAGGGGATAAATTGCGGGGGCAGGATTTGAACCTGCGGCCTTCGGGTTATGAGCCCGACGAGCTACCGGGCTGCTCCACCCCGCGTCAGTACTAAAAAGTATTCTTTTGAAAGGATACTATGGTGGAGGCTGAGGGGTTCGAACCCCCGACCCTCTGCTTGTAAGGCAGATGCTCTCCCAGCTGAGCTAAGCCTCCATAAATCAACAAAACTTATTGTATCAAATCACTATAATAAAAATCAAGTGATAATTGGTGACCCGTATGGGATTCGAACCCATGTTACCTCCGTGAAAGGGAGGTGTCTTAACCCCTTGACCAACGGGCCATACCTTAAAAAAGTGGCGGAGAGAGAGGGATACTCTCACTACGTTCGAGACTGCGAAGCAAACCCTAACGAAGCTTATGCTCCAACGAACCGCTGAGGGTTCTCATCCCTATTCAGGGAAGTAATGCAACGGAGAGAGAGGGATTCGAACCCTCGAGACGCTTGTGGCGCCTACACGATTTCCAATCGTGCTCCTTCGGCCAAACTCGGACACCTCTCCAGATGGCTCCCCGAACAGGACTCGAACCTGTGACAACTCGATTAACAGTCGAGTGCTCTACCAACTGAGCTATCAGGGAATATGCATATCAGACGTTTGATCGCCTGAAAACTGAATCCGAAACGAAATCTGCGTTTTATTTTTTGGATAAGCCCTCGACCGATTAGTATTGGTCAGCTCCATGCATTGCTGCACTTCCACCTCCAACCTATCTACCTCGTCGTCTTCAAGGGGTCTTACTAATTGGGAAATCTCATCTTGAGGGGGGCTTCACGCTTAGATGCTTTCAGCGCTTATCCCGTCCGTACGTAGCTACCCAGCCATGCTCCTGGCGGAACAACTGGTGCACCAGCGGTACGTCCATCCCGGTCCTCTCGTACTAAGGACAGCTCCTCTCAAATTTCCTGCGCCCACGACAGATAGGGACCGAACTGTCTCACGACGTTCTGAACCCAGCTCGCGTACCGCTTTAATGGGCGAACAGCCCAACCCTTGGGACCTACTTCAGCCCCAGGATGCGATGAGCCGACATCGAGGTGCCAAACCTCCCCGTCGATGTGGACTCTTGGGGGAGATAAGCCTGTTATCCCCAGGGTAGCTTTTATCCGTTGAGCGATGGCCCTTCCATGCGGTACCACCGGATCACTAAGTCCGACTTTCGTCCCTGCTCGACTTGTAGGTCTCGCAGTCAAGCTCCCTTCTGCCTTTGCACTCTTCGAATGATTTCCAACCATTCTGAGGGAACCTTTGAACGCCTCCGTTACTCTTTAGGAGGCGACCGCCCCAGTCAAACTGCCCGCCTGACACGGTCCCCGTACCCGCTTAGGGTACCAGGTTAGAACCTAGATACGATCAGGGTGGTATCCCAACGGCGCCTCCACCGAAGCTTGCGCTCCGGTTTCTACGGCTCCCACCTATCCTGTACAGATCGTACCCAAATTCAATATCAAGCTGCAGTAAAGCTCCATGGGGTCTTTCCGTCTTGTCGCGGGTAACCTGCATCTTCACAGGTATTAAAATTTCACCGGATCTCTCGTTGAGACAGCGCCCAAGTCGTTACGCCATTCGTGCGGGTCAGAATTTACCTGACAAGGAATTTCGCTACCTTAGGACCGTTATAGTTACGGCCGCCGTTTACTGGGGCTTCGGTTCACAGCTTCGGGTTGCCCCTAACCGCTCCCCTTAACCTTCCAGCACCGGGCAGGCGTCAGCCCGTATACTTCGCCTTGCGGCTTCGCACAGACCTGTGTTTTTGCTAAACAGTCGCTTGGGCCTTTTCACTGCGGCCCCCTCGGGCTATTCACCCTACCGAGGCACCCCTTCTCCCGAAGTTACGGGGTCATTTTGCCGAGTTCCTTAACGAGAGTTCTTCCGCGCGCCTTAGAATTCTCTTCTCGCCTACCTGTGTCGGTTTGCGGTACGGGCACCTTCTCCTGGCTAGAGGCTTTTCTTGGCAGTGTGAGATCATGACCTTCGCTACTGTAATTTTCGCTCCCCATCACAGCCCAGCCTTACGGTGTGCGGATTTGCCTGCACACCAGCCTCACTGCTTAGACGGACATCCATCAGTCCGCGTCACTACCCTCCTGCGTCACCCCATCGCTCATAGCGGATTACGGTGGTACAGTAATTTCAAACTGTTGTCCTTCGACTACGCCTGTCGGCCTCGCCTTAGGTCCCGACTTACCCTGAGCGGACGAGCCTTCCTCAGGAAACCTTGGGCTTTCGGCGGATCAGATTCTCACTGATCTTTTCGTTACTCATACCGGCATTCTCACTTGTGTATTCTCCAGCGCTCCTTACGGTACACCTTCAACGTATACACAACGCTCCCCTACCCCAGATACATACGTATCTAGCCATAGCTTCGGTGGTGTGTTTAGCCCCGTTACATTTTCGGCGCAGAGTCACTCGACCAGTGAGCTATTACGCACTCTTTCAATGGTGGCTGCTTCTAAGCCAACATCCTGGTTGTCTGTGCAACTCCACATCCTTTCCCACTTAACACACACTTGGGGACCTTAGCTGATGGTCTGGGCTGTTTCCCTTTTGACAATGGATCTTAGCACTCACTGTCTGACTCCCGGCAAGAAGTCCATGGCATTCGGAGTTTGACTGAGCTTGGTAACCCTTGCGGGCCCCGCACCCAATCAGTGCTCTACCTCCACGACTCCATTCACCGAGGCTAGCCCTAAAGCTATTTCGGGGAGAACCAGCTATCTCCGAGTTCGATTGGAATTTCTCCGCTACCCCCACCTCATCCCCGCATTTTTCAACATACGTGGGTTCGGGCCTCCAGTGCGTGTTACCGCACCTTCACCCTGGACAGGGGTAGATCACACGGTTTCGGGTCTACGTCCACATACTTAGTCGCCCTATTCAGACTCGCTTTCGCTGCGGCTCCGGCTTCTCACCTTAACCTTGCATGTTAAACGTAACTCGCCGGTTCATTCTACAAAAGGCACGCCATCACCCATAGATCGGGCTCTGACTTTTTGTAAGCACACGGTTTCAGGTTCTATTTCACTCCCCTTCCGGGGTGCTTTTCACCTTTCCCTCACGGTACTGTTTCACTATCGGTCGCCAGGTAGTATTTAGCCTTAGCAGATGGTCCTGCCGGATTCATACGGGGTTTCACGTGCCCCGCACTACTCGGGATCCGTCTCGGAGGGAACAGGGTTTAGGGTACAGGGCTCTTACCTCTATCGCGGGCCTTTCCAGACCTCTTCGCCTACCCGGTTCCTTTGTAACTCCATGTGAGACGTCCCACAACCCCAAGGGGCAAGCCCCTTGGTTTAGGCTGTTCCGCGTTCGCTCGCCGCTACTGACGGAATCACTATTGTTTTCTCTTCCTCAGGGTACTTAGATGTTTCAGTTCCCCTGGTCTGCCTCTGCATACCCTATGTATTCAGGTATGAGTAACTGTGAATTACCACAGCTGGGTTTCCCCATTCGGACACCCCCGGATCAAAGCTTGCTTACAGCTCCCCGAGGCAGTTTCGTTGTTCGCCACGTCCTTCGTCGGCTCCTGGCGCCTAGGCATCCTCCGTGTGCTCTTATTAGCTTAACCATGCGTTTTCCCGTAGGGAAAACCGCTGTATCAACTAATAACTATTTCAACTTGCTTACACAAGTTTCAGCTAAAAGATGTTCTAAAACGCATTTTCGTTTCGGTATCCAGTTTTCAAGGATCAAGGTGTTCCGGATTAACTCCGGAAGAAGATCATATCATGTTTCAGACTCGCTTGGCTACAAGCAAGTTCTGGAAACAAACATG
This genomic window contains:
- a CDS encoding response regulator, yielding MYNVMIVDDEPVIKKGLQCFIAWGTLQCEVICEASNGIEAVEMLGLYDIDIIVTDIRMPGMDGLALSDYVHQNFPQIKVIILTAFADFSYAQTAIQYEVVDFVVKTNPTEKIPGAIIKATRLLEKEKEQQQKLRQLESKINDNLSEISEKFLKEAAHGLISDAASLFSRSRELGLQLENYFGVYLEVEDTLGPPPTDEYHRFLASIRQFLALAFEDRPTYIMAMEKNTLLAIVSIGDSNAAVSTQALLTICNEILAMAENFRQYHLNIGISLMHRDVQTLSMAYREAKEALQGSFYSDNYVAVYMPHSNQTLTPGAPPHHTAERIAEYLQQGQTDLAIDQLERLLESYRNIKEPIENVKVACLLMGSYCFRLLSTSHPFAPELDESQSTVYKQIQESKSIQRLADILKRLIRSCSRAVAFNDKQPNYIVIECQKYIKEHYNQSLNLQIIADHIHINSSYLSRLYKKVTSESIIDAINKYRIEMAKKLLRNPASKVFEVAEAVGIETPAYFTHVFSKYTGMSPKEYKQNYSQTELG